TCCATAATTTGCAATCACACCTGAATAGCTAAAAAAATGATTTACTATTCTTGGGATTGATAAGGTCACAGATTCAAGCACAAATGATTTTTAAAATACTGTTATGTTTGTGTATTTTATTTGTATATTTTATGTAATTTAAAATAAGTGTATGAATCTTAATTTTTTAATTCAAAAAATAGGATTTTTTTTCATCAAAATATGAATGGTCGGCGTGCAAAAAAAACTCAAAATGTATGCAAAAGTTACAATTCATAAAATGTACAGATGTAGATTAAATTAAATCAGTTAAAAACTAGGCAGAAGTTTTGACATATAATGTTACAACAGCAACAATTCAGAGAAATTTGAATATAAAAAAATATAATGTTAAGCGCTTTTGCTAATGAAAAATTGCTTGGAATCTCTCATATTATTTCATTGCACCATTAGGGTGCATTGTCTGAGAGAAATGGAAAGTGGAAACGGTTCAAACGGCAACGATAAGAATAGAGCATGATTTGCTCGGTGCGAAAGAAGTTCCAGTCAATTGTTATTATGGAATTCATACTTTACGCGCCATTGAAAATTTTAAGATTTCTTCGCAAAAAGTTGGACAAAATGGCTACTTTATTCGTGCTTTGGCGCAGGTAAAGAAAGCTTCTGCGCAAGCGAATTTAAGCTTTGGCAAACTCACTGAAACTCAAAGTTTAGCTATTCAGCATGCCTGTGATGCTTTAATCACTGACACAGAAAAATGGCAAGATTCCTTCCCAATTGATATTTATCAAGGTGGGGCGGGAACTTCAATTAATATGAATACTAATGAAGTGATTGCCAATATTGCACTGGAGTCATTAGGTTATCAAAAAGGAAAATATGAGGTGATCCATCCTAATGATCATGTCAATAAATCCCAATCGACCAATGACGTATACCCAACAGCGCTTCGTCTATCAACCTACTGTTCTTTGGATGCTTTGTTCACGCAGATGGACAAGCTAATTACGTCATTTGAAAATAAAGCAATTGAATTCCGCTATGTATTAAAGATGGGTCGAACTCAATTACAGGATGCAGTGCCAATGACACTGGGGCAAGAGTTCCGTGCTTTTGCAACTTTATTAAAAGAAGATGTACGTTTAATCAAACGGACTCGTGAATTATTGCTTGAAGTGAATTTGGGCGCGACCGCAATTGGCACTGGGGTAAATACACCAAAAGGTTATGCCATCAAAGCCGTTTCCTGTTTAAAAGAGATTACAGGCTTGAATCTGGTGGGTGCGGAAGATTATGTTGAAGCTACCAGTGACTGTGGTGTATTCATCATTTTATCGAGTGCTTTGAAGCGTCTAGCATGTAAGCTTTCAAAGATCAGTAATGATTTACGTTTACTTAGTTCTGGACCGCGTACTGGATTCGGCGAAATTCAATTGCCTGAGCTGCAAGCTGGTTCTTCGATTATGCCTGCAAAAGTAAATCCTGTGATTCCTGAAGTGGTGAATCAGATCGCATTTAAAGTGATTGGTAACGATTTAACCATTACTTTTGCGGCAGAAGCAGGGCAATTACAGCTCAATGTGATGGAACCTGTGATTGCAATTTCATTGAATGAATCAATTGAATTGCTTACGCATGCAATTCAAAGCCTAGATGAAAAATGTGTACGTGGCATCAAAGCAAATGAACAAGCTTGCCATGATGCAGTGATGCGCAGTGTCGGGATTATTACCTTGCTTGATCCACTCTTGGGGCATGCATTGTGTGATGAAATCGGTAAACAATGTATTGCTGAACATAAAACCATTCAAGAGGTGGTTTTAGAGCGTGGTCTACTGACTCAAGCGCAACTGGATGAGATTTTCTCTTTTGAAAACTTGGTTTCAGAAGTCGATGGCATTCAAGTAGATGATGTCGCTTAAATCCTGAAAATTAAGCTGTGATAAAAGCCTAATTCAAATTGAATTGGGCTTTTTTGATTGCACTGAGAAATAATGGATTGGTGCAATAATTTGATCGGGTCAACATAAGCTTTTATTCCTGTGATCAAGTCAACTGATGTATTACAGATCATTACAGAGTAGGTGGTTGTCTTGTCTCGGCGGCTCACCTATGGTCTAAGAGGTGTCTTAAGAACACCAATGCTTAACAACAATAAATAAGCTAAATGACAAAGGTAGAATAATGATGATGCATCACTTTATTAGACGCAGTTTAATCTCGATGGGAATATTGGTACTACCGATTATACCTTCATTGGTTTTTGCACACGGCTATGTACTGAAACCAGAATCTCGAGCCTATGCCTGTAAGTTAAATAAGAATACTCAATGTGGCAGCATTGTTTGGGAGCCGCAAAGTTTAGAAGCTCCGAAAGGTTTTCCGCAGTCTGGACCACCAGATGGACAGATTGCCAATGCCAATTTGAGTCAATTCTCAGAATTGAATGCCCAATCACCGACACGATGGGTCAAAACAAATTTGCCCACAGGTGCAAATGACTTTACTTGGCAGTTTACCGCACAACATGTGACTCAAGGCTGGCGTTATTTCATTACTAAACAAGGGTGGAATCCTTCAGCTCCTTTGGCACGTGGCTCTTTTGATCTAAATCCTTTTTGTACGGTGGATGGTAAGTACCAAAAGCCTGCCAGTGTAGAAACACATCGCTGTTATGTACCTGCTGACCGAAGTGGTTATCATGTCATTTTAGCGGTTTGGGATATCGGTGATACCAGTAATGCCTTTTATAATGTTATTGATGTAAATGTCGGTTCAGGTCGTCCAACAACACCAGTTGATCCGCAACCACCGAAACCAGTTCAAAGCTGGAATGATATTGGTGATATTAATCCGCTTGATGACCTATTGGTAAATGATCGGGTATCCACACGAGTTTTTGATACCAATGGCGAAAATCCAAATTTAAAAACAGAATTACGGATTAGCAGTACTGCCAATGGTAGCCGAAATGTTTGGCCACGTTTATTAGCAGAGGCGATTAATCGAGAACATAGTGCCTTGCGCGCAGGTATTAAAAATGCACAGGGGGAGATTGTACCTGTAAGTGGCAAAAATGATGTGTATAGCAGTGTCAATAGTGGTATTCAGCGTGTTGAAATCAAAATTGAGCGTGCCCCGATCAGTGGTGATGGCTCTTATGATTTTGTTTATCCGAAAAATATCAGTACATATAAAGCAGGGACCAAGGTATTGGGCAGTGATGGCTACACATATCAGTGCAAGCCTTTTCCTTATAGTGGTTGGTGTAGCATTCAAGCACATCAATATGTACCAGGCACAGGCTCGAACTGGCAGGATGCCTGGATTCTCGTAAAATAGTCAACGTTAAAGTAATAAAAAACCGAGTTAATATATAACTCGGTTTTTTATTAGATCAATCTAAATAGATCGGTCTGATTTATAAAAATTATAAACCTGATTCGTATTCGCTATTTGAAAGCAATTTTTCAACATCAGCCATATTGTCTGGCTTGATTTTGTAAATCCATCCTTTGCCATACGGCTCATCATTAACAAAATCAGGATCATCTTCAAGGTCAGTATTCACTTCAACCACGGTTCCAGAAACAGGCGCATGAATATCAGAGGCTGTTTTAACTGACTCAACAATGCCTGCTTGTTCGGTTGCGGTGACATGGCTACCCACTTCTGGGGTTTCCACATACACTAAATCACCCAATTCATCTTGTGCATGGTCAGTAATCCCGGTAACAACGAGGTCGCCCTCAATTCTTACCCACTCATGCGTACGTGCATATTTCAATTCTGCTGGATGATTCATGACAACTCCTTAACAATCTGTCGTATCATTTTTATTTGGTTTATACATGCTTTTCAATAAAAACAAAAGCTTTCCTGAACTTATAAATAAGGGTCTTTACGCCAGTTACTTGGGCTACGACCACTCCAACGTTTAAAAGCACGGCTGAAATTCGCGACATCGGAATAACCGAGTTCATCTGCGATTTGTTCCAAACTATAATCGGTTCGAGACAGCAAAGAGGTTGCATGTCGGTAACGTACTTCATCCACGAGTGTAGAGAAGGAGGTACCTTCCGCAGCCAATTGGCGTTTCAAGGTACGATCTGACATATGCAAGCGTTCAGCCACACTTTCAATACTCAGATAGTGCTGTTCTGAATTGGTTAAAATATCACGCACCCGCATTGCTAAACGACGACGTTCACCTAGCGCTGAAAGTTCAGTTTCGCATTGGTTAATTGCAATCTGACTGGCAATTGGATCTGCATTGACCATTTTTAAGCCGAGATATTTTTTATCGAAGCTTGAAATCAGATGGGGCTGATTAAAACGCACTGTACTGGTTAATCGATCTTTATATTTTTCAAAGCCAGCAGGTTCAGGAAAGTCCAGATCAACTTCACCGCTGAGATCATCAATTCCGGTTAGAGCTTTAGCCATGGTCATAATCCCAATGGTTAAGCCTAAAATGATTTCAGTACGCAATGGCTCAACTTCAATATCACATTGTAGTTGTAAGGTTGCTTTAGGGCCGAAAGTAGAGAAATAGAGCTGTAAAAACGGAAGGCGTAACTGGATGAAACGGCTTGCCAGTGCAATCGCATCGGTAATGTCATGCGCCGTCATAATGGCATAGCCAATAAAACCATGAATGGAAATACGCATCTGCGTACCTAGATGAAAGCCCAATGTACTTTCACCGGTAAGGCGCAAAGAGTGTTTTACCAATTCATTCGCAATCGGTGTTGGAATTCGATAGTTTGGATCAGCCAGTTGTTCGCTGGTTAAGTGAAACGGTGCAAACAATGTTTCATCGCTATATCCCCAGCGTGAAACGACATCTAACAGCAATAAGCCATAGACGCCTGGTATTCCTTGATCTTGACGAGTTGAGGTTGTTTTCATGTGCTTTCCGTGGCGCTCATCAATTTTGCCAATATCTTTTAAACATTTAAGTCTTAAACATCTTTACATGAAAAAAAATAATCAATCATAAAAATTGTTGGACAAAAGAGTCACCGAATGTTCAAGAATCAAGTTGGTTTTCTAAACACCATAATTTTGGTTGTCGATATTAATAGCACATCCCCATGTTGGTTCAAAGCTTGTGTCACGTAGCTGACAATACCACGATCATTTTTGGTTTTAGATGGCACAATTGCAGTAATTTCAATCTCAACATGAATTTTATCGCCAACACGGGTTGGACGGGGCCAGCGCAAGCTTGACTCAGTGCCTAATAGCCCACCTGCAACAGGAAAACACTCCGTCCATAAACGCATGGTCACTGCAGATGTATGCCAGCCACTTGCAGCTAAACCTTGAAAGATAGGGTGTTCTGCTGCAGCAACTTCATCTAGGTGGAAGGGTTGTGGGTCATATTGCCCAGCAAATTGTTTCACTTCTTCAAGCGTCATTTCATATTCACGGCTGCTGAAGCGATCACCAATACTTAAATCTTCTAAATACAACATTATTCTGTGTCCTGGTCCTGAGTCACTCGCTGTTCAACTAAAAAGCCACCCGTTTGGCGCTTCCATAACTGTGCATACAAGCCGTCGTTCGCAATCAGTTCCTCATGTGTTCCTTGCTCAGCAATTCGGCCTTGGTCAAGCACAATGAGGCGATCCATCTGAGCAATAGTAGATAATCGATGCGCAATTGCAATCACCGTTTTGCCAACCATCAAGTCATTTAAGCTACTTTGAATTGCGGCTTCGACTTCCGAATCCAATGCACTAGTTGCTTCATCTAAAATCAGAATAGGTGCATCTTTCAGAAAAACACGTGATATTGCAATCCGTTGGCGTTGTCCACCAGAGAGCTTCACACCACGTTCACCGACATAGGCATCAAATCCAACCCGACCTTTTTGATCTGTCAGTTGGGGAATGAATTCTTCTGCTCTGGCTTTTTTCACTGCAAGTTGCACTTCCGCTTCAGTCGCATGTGGACGTCCATATTTAATATTTTCAGCTACAGTGCGGTGTAATAAAGAGGTGTCTTGCGTGACGAGAGCAATATTGGCACGTAAGCTATCTTGAGTAACATCATGAATATTTTGACCGTCAATCAAAATACGACCTTGGTTGATATCGTAGAAATGAAGCAGTAATTGGATCAGTGTTGATTTACCCGCACCTGAACGGCCCACAACGCCAATTTTTTCACCAGGTTTGATGGTTAAGTTAAAATGCTCAATCACATTTTTTTGGTTGTAAGCAAAGCTAACATCTTCAAATCGGATTTCACCATGCTGAACTTTTAATTCAGTCGCATCTTTCTTGTCTTGAATTTGGATCTGTTTCCCTAAAGTTGACATGCCATCCTGAATGGTACCGACATTCTCAAATAGCATGGTGACATGCCACATTAAAAACTCAGCCATACTGTCTAGCTTCAGTACCATCGCCGTGGTGGCTGCAATCACCCCAATCGCCGCTTGCCCTTGTGTCCATAACCATACTGAAGTGCCAATGACACCAATGTATAGAAATGCACTGAGTAAACGAATGCTGATTTCGTATTTGACCCCTAAACGCATTTGCTTATAAACCGTAACCATAAACTCTTGCATGGATTCTTTGGCATATTGGCTTTCACGGCCTGCATGCGCAAAAAGTTTTACAGTTTGGATATTGGTATAAGCATCCGTTATGCGGCCTGTCATGACAGCACGTGAATCTGCCTGTTTTTTGGAAATTTTACCTAAACGGGGAATAAAATAGCTGGCAATCACAATGAAAAAGACCAGCCACAACATTAAAGGAATAATAAGGACAGGAGAAATGGAGCCTAAGACCACACTAATTGTAATGAAGTAGATCAGTACATAAACTAGCATATCGCCTAAAATCATCCAGAATTCGCGTACAGCCAAAGCCGTTTGCATGACCTTGGCAGAAAGACGCCCTGCGAAGTCCGTATGGAAGAAGTCGAGACTCTGTTGTAATAACAGGTTATGGAAGCGCCAACGCATGCGCATTGGGAAATTACTAAATAAAACTTGATGTTTGACTACTGATTGCAGACTGACAAAGAAGATATTGGCAAAAAGGATGCTAATCAGGATGGTGAGGTTTTGTTGGTTATTTGCTAAAAATGTACTTGGGTGACTTTGTGTTAGCCAATCGACCAATTTTCCGATATAGGAGAAAAATAATGCTTCAAAACTGGCTGCAGCTGCAGTACAGGCAATCAGAATAAAGAGATAAGGGCGGATGCCTTTGGTGGATTGCCAAACGAAAGCAAAAAAAGTGGTGGGTAATGGTTTGTTTAAGTCTTTCGTTGGATAGGGATCAACTAATTTTTCAAACCATTGCAGCATGCCGCTTTTCCTCTAGTTATACAGTACGATTCAGCTCACCTTGGTAGGATAACAGAAAAGCGAGTTGGAGTCGGTAAAAGAACATAAATGATGAGCATGTCTTTTATGCCATAAACAAAATCATTTTTAGAATTCACAAAGCTTTATGTTAAGCATATGATGCTTATTTGTAGGGTCAATCATCCATCATTGTAGCGGTAGAAAAAAGTGAATAACACCAATAATCCAGTAAATGAATTAGAGCAATTAGAAACAGAACAGCAACAACAAAATTCAGCGGTAAATTCAATTGATGTTAATTCAGTCGATTTAATTGAAATTGTGGTTGAGATGGGGAGAGGTGCATTAGATATGGCATCATCAATTATAGAGAATATTGATGTCGATTTTTGATTAGGAAGTTTGTCTTATAATTAATTGTAGTTTTTAAAGAGGGAGATATTAAATAAGTTTTTTATTTAATTATTCTTCATACTTTGTTTTGTATTTTTAAATATATTGATGTTTGATTTTGAGGCGGTTTTTTGTTCAATATGATGTTATAATAAGTGAAAATTAATATATATATAGAAACGGTGATGAAAATAATATCTATAGTTATGCTTATGTTTTTATTCGGTATATGTCGTACAGCAGATGCTAAAAATTTTAAAGATGATTATGTTAATTTATCTGATGTTTATTTCAAATCCATAGATGATCAAATTCAATTTGAATATGGTTTGAGAGGGAAGGAGAAATCAGATATTGAACAACTAAAAGCAAAACAAAAAGAATGTTTAGTTGAAAAAAGTAAAGTTAATCTACATAAGTTGATTATTGAGCGTTATTCTGATTATCAGCACTATATGCTCGGTGCTACTGAAACGATCATGGAAAAAAATGAGTTTGTATTTACACAAAATGAAGCGCAAAAAAATTATTTAGCATTGAAAAATGAGTTAAAAAAAACCCCATATTCTTGTTGAATAATGAGGCTTTTATTAACTGAAAAACTAGCTTAATGCCGCTTTGCTTGAGCTTTGCGTCATCTGTTCAAAATACTGTACTGCGGGTGAACGAGCCATATAGGCCAGTGCTTGCTCGGTATCACCTTCATGGATCGGATTAAAGGTTGGCGAGACCCAGCGTAAAGTTGCTTTCCATAGATATTTAATGGTCGGTAGATTATCTGTTTGTGTCGCTTTCTTCTCAAACTCACGAATAAAGCTAAAGAAGCCACGGCGCATTAATTTTTGAATCTCTTGGTGTTCTAAATCTTGCTGCCCAAGGCTACGTGCAAAATCTGCAAGGAAGTAAATAAACAGTGGGAACACACCCATCATGATTACTTGACGCGAGACATAAAAACCAAATTTGTTGGTGAGTAGATGTTCAAAAAGGTCATAGGCAACGCAACGATGCTCAACTTCTTCAGCAAGGTGCCAACGAAACAAATCGGTCATGGCTGGATCTGCTGTATCCCAAGACTTACTGTCTAGGGTCCATTGTCCAATGGTTCCAGTAAAGTGCTCGATTGCAGCAATAACACCAACGCGGAACAGTAACCAGTATTCCTCCAACTTTTCACCCTTGAGGAATGGTATCCCTAAAGGTTTATCACCGAGAAGAATATTAAAAATAAAGTGGGCACGATTTAACGGATCTTGGATGTCATAACCATTTTCTCTCAAGAAATCTTGTGCTTTCTCGTGGGCACGGGCATGAGCCGCTTCTTGACGGACAAAGCCAATGACTTCTTGTTTGAGTTTTTCATCGGTCACATGAGGGATTGCTTTATTAAACACACGGCAGAACCAAAATTCACCCGCAGGCAAAAGCATGTTAATCCCATTGGCAATGTGCGAGCATAAGGGATCGTTCTGCATCCAGCAGACGGAAGATTCAGAAAAATCGAAATGTACTTTTCTTGCTTTAAGTTGATGATTTTCTGTGATCATAGCTGTCACCCGAACTAAAATTACAAATCAAATTGAATACGTATTTTTTAGCATTGAGTAAAAATGTGTACCATGTGCTTATAGGACAAAAACAACACATAGAGTGATTAAAAAGATAAAACAGGAAAAACTTGTCATGATTGTGAGCTTTTAGGCCTTTTGCACAAAAAAGCCATATCGGTTGAAGATATGGCTTGAGTCAATCAAATTATGTAGTCATTTTTCTCGTATGCGCATTAACCAAAGATTTGTAAGATACTTTGAATGACAACAACGTTGACAAGGTCAATAAAGAATGCACCGACAAGTGGAACAATCAAAAAGGCTTTGTGAGATGGGCCATACATATTGGTAATGGCTTGCATATTTGCAATTGCATTGGGCGTAGCCCCCATACCAAAACCGCAAAGACCAGAAGCCAATACTGCTGAATCGTAGTTTTTACCCATGACGCGGAAAGACACATAAACCGCAAAGACCCACATTGCAATAGATTGAGCAATCAATAAAATAATCATTGGAATTGCAAGATCAGCCAGTTGCCAAAGTTTCAATGAAACCAGAGCCATTGCTAAAAATAACGCAAGCGCTGTATTACCAAACACATCTATCGAACGATCAAAGATTTCTTGTTTCAAACCTGTTTCTAACACATTGCGTAAAAGAATACCGCCACCTAAAGCCCATACAAATGTAGGTAATTCAATTGCGGTGCCAATGGTTAGGTTTTTCATGGTTTCAGCAAACGCCAAAGCAAAGGCAAACATACCTAAAGTGACAATGGCATTATCCGCTGTGATCAAGCGAACTTTTTGTGGTGCTTCAAAGGTGTATTCACTATCAGTTAGCGGTGCTTCTTTATTTTCTGCACGAATTTCCGCTTTTAAAGGTGAAGCAAGGTTGTGTTTACGAATGAGGTAACGGGCTAAAGGTCCTCCCATTAAACCACCGACAACCATACCAAAGGTCGCACTTGCAATCCCCATTGGTAATGCGCCTTCAACGGCATATTTGGTCTCAAAAATTGGTCCCCATGCCCCAGCAGTACCTAAACCACCCACCAAAGCGATTGAACCAGCGACAACACCCATTAATGGATCAAGACCGACAGCAGAAGCAATTGCCATTCCGACGCCATTTTGAATGATGACAAAGAAGGAAATCGCAATTAAGAAGATAATGAGCGGTTTGCCACCTTCCTTAAGTTTGGCAAAATTAGCACTCAAGCCAATCGATGCGAAAAACATAAGCATGAACGTATCTTGCATTGGCTTATTAACAGAGATGGTATAGCCCGCAAATTGATGAATTGAATAGAAAATAACTGCACCCACCAAACCACCAGCAACGGGTTCTGGGATATTGTATTTGGTTAAAAATGGGATGTGCTTATTTAAAATGCGTCCTACATAGAGGACCAACACCGCTAGCATGAGCGTATATGTTGGATTAAGTATGAAATCCATAGATGTCCTTAAAATATGAACCGTCAAGAGCGTAAAAAGGCGCTCTGAGATCGCTAGATTAAATTAAAAAAAACAGCTTTAAAATATGTGATCTGGTTAACAATTAAACATTGCTGCATCTGGGTGGTTGTTGCGAAATACTTAAGTAAACAAAGAGTAAAATTCCAGTAAATTTAAGCACTTAATTTAATGATTGTTTATTTCAGGTTGCATTTGGTTTTATTGAATATATGGAATAGTTTGAGAGATTTTTTGTTTCTCAGTGCTACTTGTTCAAACGGATAATTTTTATTCTGTTATTGGGTCGGATGATATAAGAAAGATGAATTAAGTGGTTGCAAGTGTATTGTTCAGCTGAGCAACTGAAAACAATTGGATGTATTGACTGGCCAAAATTTGAAAAAAAAGATCAATCCGTTGAGTATCAATTTAATTTTCTGAAAAGTAGGGTCTCGAATGTTTTGGAAGGGTCCAAATGTGAGTCAATTTATTGTCAGGATATAATGGATGTTAAAAAGTCCACCTTATTGGGCATTTTTAATGCAAGACGTATAGCCGGGTTTTATAGTGTAATCGAAAAAGAAAATGTGGTAACTCACAGACTAGGCGTATACTGTTTATACGTATTAGAATCATAAGGAATCCGAAATGCTGGTTAAATTTGCAATGCGCTTCATGGGTGTTTTATTTGCGGTATTGGCTTTGGCTGCTATCGTTATACATTTCTTTTTTTCTAGTAAGTTAACAACAGATTTATGGATTATTGTAGTCCCAATTATCTTAGGCGTTCCAATGCTAACCTCTGTGATTGTTGCACGAGATGATGAGTTAAACGTTCACTAAAAATTACAGTTTAATTGAATAAAAGCTCAT
This genomic stretch from Acinetobacter sp. C32I harbors:
- the aspA gene encoding aspartate ammonia-lyase is translated as METVQTATIRIEHDLLGAKEVPVNCYYGIHTLRAIENFKISSQKVGQNGYFIRALAQVKKASAQANLSFGKLTETQSLAIQHACDALITDTEKWQDSFPIDIYQGGAGTSINMNTNEVIANIALESLGYQKGKYEVIHPNDHVNKSQSTNDVYPTALRLSTYCSLDALFTQMDKLITSFENKAIEFRYVLKMGRTQLQDAVPMTLGQEFRAFATLLKEDVRLIKRTRELLLEVNLGATAIGTGVNTPKGYAIKAVSCLKEITGLNLVGAEDYVEATSDCGVFIILSSALKRLACKLSKISNDLRLLSSGPRTGFGEIQLPELQAGSSIMPAKVNPVIPEVVNQIAFKVIGNDLTITFAAEAGQLQLNVMEPVIAISLNESIELLTHAIQSLDEKCVRGIKANEQACHDAVMRSVGIITLLDPLLGHALCDEIGKQCIAEHKTIQEVVLERGLLTQAQLDEIFSFENLVSEVDGIQVDDVA
- a CDS encoding lytic polysaccharide monooxygenase codes for the protein MMMHHFIRRSLISMGILVLPIIPSLVFAHGYVLKPESRAYACKLNKNTQCGSIVWEPQSLEAPKGFPQSGPPDGQIANANLSQFSELNAQSPTRWVKTNLPTGANDFTWQFTAQHVTQGWRYFITKQGWNPSAPLARGSFDLNPFCTVDGKYQKPASVETHRCYVPADRSGYHVILAVWDIGDTSNAFYNVIDVNVGSGRPTTPVDPQPPKPVQSWNDIGDINPLDDLLVNDRVSTRVFDTNGENPNLKTELRISSTANGSRNVWPRLLAEAINREHSALRAGIKNAQGEIVPVSGKNDVYSSVNSGIQRVEIKIERAPISGDGSYDFVYPKNISTYKAGTKVLGSDGYTYQCKPFPYSGWCSIQAHQYVPGTGSNWQDAWILVK
- the gcvH gene encoding glycine cleavage system protein GcvH, producing the protein MNHPAELKYARTHEWVRIEGDLVVTGITDHAQDELGDLVYVETPEVGSHVTATEQAGIVESVKTASDIHAPVSGTVVEVNTDLEDDPDFVNDEPYGKGWIYKIKPDNMADVEKLLSNSEYESGL
- a CDS encoding AraC family transcriptional regulator, translating into MKTTSTRQDQGIPGVYGLLLLDVVSRWGYSDETLFAPFHLTSEQLADPNYRIPTPIANELVKHSLRLTGESTLGFHLGTQMRISIHGFIGYAIMTAHDITDAIALASRFIQLRLPFLQLYFSTFGPKATLQLQCDIEVEPLRTEIILGLTIGIMTMAKALTGIDDLSGEVDLDFPEPAGFEKYKDRLTSTVRFNQPHLISSFDKKYLGLKMVNADPIASQIAINQCETELSALGERRRLAMRVRDILTNSEQHYLSIESVAERLHMSDRTLKRQLAAEGTSFSTLVDEVRYRHATSLLSRTDYSLEQIADELGYSDVANFSRAFKRWSGRSPSNWRKDPYL
- a CDS encoding MaoC family dehydratase, with product MLYLEDLSIGDRFSSREYEMTLEEVKQFAGQYDPQPFHLDEVAAAEHPIFQGLAASGWHTSAVTMRLWTECFPVAGGLLGTESSLRWPRPTRVGDKIHVEIEITAIVPSKTKNDRGIVSYVTQALNQHGDVLLISTTKIMVFRKPT
- a CDS encoding ABC transporter ATP-binding protein, producing MLQWFEKLVDPYPTKDLNKPLPTTFFAFVWQSTKGIRPYLFILIACTAAAASFEALFFSYIGKLVDWLTQSHPSTFLANNQQNLTILISILFANIFFVSLQSVVKHQVLFSNFPMRMRWRFHNLLLQQSLDFFHTDFAGRLSAKVMQTALAVREFWMILGDMLVYVLIYFITISVVLGSISPVLIIPLMLWLVFFIVIASYFIPRLGKISKKQADSRAVMTGRITDAYTNIQTVKLFAHAGRESQYAKESMQEFMVTVYKQMRLGVKYEISIRLLSAFLYIGVIGTSVWLWTQGQAAIGVIAATTAMVLKLDSMAEFLMWHVTMLFENVGTIQDGMSTLGKQIQIQDKKDATELKVQHGEIRFEDVSFAYNQKNVIEHFNLTIKPGEKIGVVGRSGAGKSTLIQLLLHFYDINQGRILIDGQNIHDVTQDSLRANIALVTQDTSLLHRTVAENIKYGRPHATEAEVQLAVKKARAEEFIPQLTDQKGRVGFDAYVGERGVKLSGGQRQRIAISRVFLKDAPILILDEATSALDSEVEAAIQSSLNDLMVGKTVIAIAHRLSTIAQMDRLIVLDQGRIAEQGTHEELIANDGLYAQLWKRQTGGFLVEQRVTQDQDTE
- a CDS encoding metal-dependent hydrolase → MITENHQLKARKVHFDFSESSVCWMQNDPLCSHIANGINMLLPAGEFWFCRVFNKAIPHVTDEKLKQEVIGFVRQEAAHARAHEKAQDFLRENGYDIQDPLNRAHFIFNILLGDKPLGIPFLKGEKLEEYWLLFRVGVIAAIEHFTGTIGQWTLDSKSWDTADPAMTDLFRWHLAEEVEHRCVAYDLFEHLLTNKFGFYVSRQVIMMGVFPLFIYFLADFARSLGQQDLEHQEIQKLMRRGFFSFIREFEKKATQTDNLPTIKYLWKATLRWVSPTFNPIHEGDTEQALAYMARSPAVQYFEQMTQSSSKAALS
- the gltS gene encoding sodium/glutamate symporter — encoded protein: MDFILNPTYTLMLAVLVLYVGRILNKHIPFLTKYNIPEPVAGGLVGAVIFYSIHQFAGYTISVNKPMQDTFMLMFFASIGLSANFAKLKEGGKPLIIFLIAISFFVIIQNGVGMAIASAVGLDPLMGVVAGSIALVGGLGTAGAWGPIFETKYAVEGALPMGIASATFGMVVGGLMGGPLARYLIRKHNLASPLKAEIRAENKEAPLTDSEYTFEAPQKVRLITADNAIVTLGMFAFALAFAETMKNLTIGTAIELPTFVWALGGGILLRNVLETGLKQEIFDRSIDVFGNTALALFLAMALVSLKLWQLADLAIPMIILLIAQSIAMWVFAVYVSFRVMGKNYDSAVLASGLCGFGMGATPNAIANMQAITNMYGPSHKAFLIVPLVGAFFIDLVNVVVIQSILQIFG